The following proteins come from a genomic window of Pseudochaenichthys georgianus chromosome 17, fPseGeo1.2, whole genome shotgun sequence:
- the LOC117463040 gene encoding mucin-2-like isoform X1, translating to MLGGIFKDVLVTVTLLFLTQTWTQCRAEVDFSLVTLPDWRENAEYGTQCSYDGHNNQMCDWTQLRTEDVTVLESGPLVLEGEAYLEFWYLAPVAAYGTALRTLLKSSMGLREIWTSPALPRDSWRQVFVPLNIIEPGTQVVIEAVSTEGQFIFNHLGVRRGSCGQQCDSNTEFWTDESTRCLCSGGQLSCSPTQCPKGQICGPRVEISSGIHASGMCTIHSHTDCSTFDGVLFRFMASCTYTLVKTCSPSETLPLFSVEVVNEKNWNSYLPTVQEVIVDMGNFRVSLLKRQTHRIVVNGVWKKLPLSLNNGSVKVKSNPAAVELETSFGLSVSYDNAGAVQVALPSTYSDQVCGLCGNYNHRRKDDFRKPDGTNAHDATGLAESWRTGQSTSSCDTILVPHQCDPLEEAEYASELYCGGLLSSTGPFAGCLSVLGAESYFRACVVGMCSTHGDTAVLCETFQIYTDICQEAGVTIPTLRNSILCPLQCGENSHYNSCADGCPEMCSGLDAVGSCGSCEERCECDSGFKLSEGKCVAAEDCGCWDNGKHYEKGASFSKGECKQQCQCVGTNEVQCTTMQCSDNDVCKVKDGVKGCFPFKPATCSVYGDPHYITFDGMAYDFQGGCSYTLTTTCGGESSVQFTVIGHNMHLPHTNFTPSKLEAVDLQVDDLYVTLNQSGEVYVNTSRVRLPYSTNGSYGSVWVYLKNNYIILETTFGLRMIIDAQNRLFLHVDERYKYELCGLCGTFSDCQEDDFVTPGGQHGTCPFEFGDSWKVPGNNECISHPDDPRQCDVDEENEAYNECYILLGDAFKPCHETIHPSIYLSNCVYDFCATRGDRHTLCESLKSYAAACHVAGVELPHWQTDTACAEPTPTTILRPPRSTTTSTTDQTLCPINCDFENNLCGWEQLMQDSFDWTRHSGPTPSSLTGPNQDHTTGAGFYMYIEGSSVTHGDSARLWSSMCHYDGPLWLNFWYHMYGSANAMALNIYLLKDNKATKLWSIMNNQGPEWHLGHVYIRVSGPFQILLEGIRGSDAQSDVAIDDISINFGSCLGSVPGLVSGTVFPSSDVEVLPSQPVCNLDCSFDRSLCSWRQMIRDAFDWTWQRGSTPTLMTGPSADHTGDGHYLYIEASSVTHGDTARLISSECSDSDPQCLQFWYHMHGSADTMGLHVYLLQDRQTEVVWWKTNEQGYMWQMAQVDIRTTRAFKIIIEGRRGSNEKSDLAIDDVKLYRGRCSDLSDEKSTSPSKPDGSPVVAATTDFNKDNVTQAPDNRHPVCQLNCNYEQDLCQWTQLYTDVIDWTRHSGSTPTVMTGPSSDHTTGGGHYLYIEANSASHGDTARLISSECSDSGPQCLQFWYHMYGSADTMGLHVYLLQDILADAVWWKRNYHGNMWHLAQVDLATSGAFQVIIEGQIGSNDQSDVAIDDVSLHRGHCRDLAQPTTPAPTTSNQVATEGTELPQENKSIQPSSTTIPTTTIAPTAFDTQSPTKPDTKTRPQLSTNSKPIETTTTGPETTARLHPLTTEHPGVEPSHQPEPEMTENPQTTEGQEHPVTSTNEPHTTDRPQPPTTATPKPSQTTVQPKPPTTATPQPSQTTVKPQPTTTASPKPPQTTVKPPTTAPPQPPQTTVKPQPTTTASPKPPQTTVKPPTTATPQPSQTTVKPQPTTTTASPKPPQTTVKPPTTATPQPPQTTVKPQPPSTASPKPPQTTVKPPTTAPPQPPQTTVKPQPPSTASPKPPQTTVKPPTTAPPQPPQTTVKPQPQTTASPKPPQTTVKPPTTATPQPSETTVKPPTPASPQPPQTTVKPQPPSTASPKPPQTTVKPPTTAPPQPPQTTVKPQPQTTASPKPPQTTVKPPTTAPPQPPQTTVKPQPPSTASPKPPQTTVKPPTTAPPQPPQTTVKPQPPSTASPKPPQTTVKPQTTAPPQPPQTTVKPQPQTTASPKPPQTTVKPPTTATPQPSETTVKPPTPASPQPPQTTVKPQPPSTASPKPPQTTVKPPTTATPQPSEATVKPPTPASPQPPQTTVKPQPSTTATPKPSQTTVKPQQQLQHDHNVQQPTTTNKPHSTTGRPQPPTEALPQSETTATPKPSQTTVQRQPPTTARPQPPQTTVKPQPPSTASPKPPQTTVKPPTTAPPQPPQTTVKPQPPSTASPKPPQTTVKPPTTAPPQPPQTTVKPQPQTTASPKPPQTTVKPPTTATPQPSETTVKPPTPASPQPPQTTVKPQPSTTATPKPSQTTVKPQQQLQQDHNLQQPTTTNKPHSTTGRPQPPTEALPQSETTATPKPSQTTVQPQPPTTARPQPPQTTVKPQPTTTAGPQPTTTNKPHSTTGSPQPTTTATPPSTTMARPQPPVKPVPTPSCPENSHYTTCVPACSPTCTHLNGPPRCTEDEGCVQGCVCDEGFVQKKRVCVPIEQCGCVERNGTKYDFSDVWYTSHCSQKCECEKDYGVGWIDCDDKDECDGKAVCLQNDEGNYYCQSTGFSECTIREDPEYTSFDKMKHKFKGDHSYVLVRTNNLPNNLPHVYIEGITVKDKDDSHQHDDSSSEEDHSRRVRDDDDDDEEDDHDNDHDNDDDDSKHDRSSEERKENYSLQELKIRVYNHTVVLKKNLRLVVDGRRTKIPTSPTAGLKIRELCSRISLKTDFGLSVEFDGHGRAGIILPRIYKRKVGGLCGNFDGKKKNDMMKPDGTRAKNVQEFGESWSVKDWWTSG from the exons GACAACAGTGTGATTCTAACACAGAGTTTTGGACAGATGAGTCCACTCGCTGCCTCTGTTCTGGGGGCCAGCTCTCCTGCTCTCCCACTCAGTGCCCTAAGGGCCAAATCTGCGGTCCTCGAGTAGAAATATCCAGTGGGATTCACGCCTCTGGGATGTGCACTATACACAGTCACACAGACTGCAGCACTTTTGATGGAGTGCTCTTCCGCTTCATGGCCTCCTGCACCTACACGCTGGTTAAGACCTGCTCACCCTCTGAGACTCTACCATTGTTCAGTGTGGAAGTAGTGAATGAGAAAAACTGGAACTCATATCTGCCAACTGTTCAGGAGGTTATTGTGGACATGGGGAACTTCAGAGTGTCCCTGCTGAAAAGACAGACGCATCGCATTGTG GTTAATGGTGTCTGGAAGAAGCTTCCACTGAGCCTTAACAATGGCTCTGTCAAAGTCAAGAGCAACCCCGCTGCTGTTGAACTGGAAACCAGTTTTGGTCTCTCTGTCTCATATGACAACGCTGGTGCTGTCCAAGTGGCGCTGCCATCCACTTACTCTGACCAAGTCTGTGGCTTGTGTGGAAACTATAACCACCGCAGAAAAGATGACTTCAGAAAGCCAGATGGAACAAATGCCCATGATGCTACAGGTTTGGCTGAGAGCTGGCGGACTGGGCAAAGCACTTCCTCCTGTGATACCATTCTAGTACCACATCAGTGTGACCCGCTGGAGGAGGCAGAGTATGCCAGTGAGCTGTACTGTGGGGGCCTTCTCTCCAGCACCGGGCCCTTTGCTGGCTGCCTATCAGTTCTGGGGGCAGAGAGCTACTTCAGGGCCTGTGTGGTCGGCATGTGCTCTACCCACGGTGACACAGCGGTACTTTGTGAGACATTCCAGATTTACACCGATATCTGCCAGGAGGCTGGAGTCACCATACCCACATTGAGGAACTCTATACTATGCc CCCTTCAGTGTGGTGAGAACAGCCACTATAACTCATGTGCTGATGGTTGTCCCGAGATGTGCTCCGGTTTGGATGCAGTTGGCTCCTGTGGAAGCTGTGAGGAAAGATGCGAGTGTGACTCTGGCTTTAAACTCAGTGAGGGAAAGTGTGTCGCAGCAGAGGACTGTGGGTGCTGGGATAATGGAAAACACTATGAG aaaggagcatcaTTCTCGAAAGGGGAGTGTAAGCAGCAGTGTCAGTGCGTGGGTACAAATGAGGTACAGTGCACCACAATGCAATGCTCAGACAATGATGTCTGTAAAGTCAAGGATGGGGTCAAAGGCTGCTTTCCTTTCAAACCTGCCACCTGCAGTGTGTATGGTGACCCACACTATATCACCTTTGATGGGATGGCATATGACTTTCAAGGGGGCTGCAGTTACACGCTGACTACCACGTGCGGAGGAGAAAGCTCAGTACAGTTCACTGTGATTGGACACAACATGCATCTTCCCCACACAAATTTCACTCCATCCAAGCTGGAAGCTGTGGATCTCCAAGTTGACGATTTATACGTCACACTGAATCAGAGCGGGGAGGTCTAT GTGAATACAAGCAGAGTCCGACTGCCCTATTCCACCAATGGATCATATGGCTCAGTATGGGTCTACCTGAAGAACAATTATATCATCTTGGAAACAACCTTTGGCCTCAGAATGATAATAGACGCACAGAACAGACTCTTCCTCCACGTTGATGAACGCTACAAGTATGAACTTTGCGGACTGTGTGGCACCTTCTCGGACTGTCAGGAGGATGACTTTGTGACACCAGGAGGCCAACATGGAACTTGTCCATTTGAGTTTGGTGACAGTTGGAAGGTGCCAGGCAATAACGA GTGTATTTCCCACCCAGATGATCCCAGACAATGTGATGTTGATGAGGAGAATGAGGCCTACAATGAGTGCTACATCCTACTAGGGGACGCTTTCAAGCCCTGCCATGAAACCATTCACCCAAGCATCTATCTCAGCAATTGTGTGTATGACTTCTGTGCCACACGTGGTGACCGACACACACTATGTGAATCTCTTAAGTCCTATGCAGCAGCATGCCATGTTGCAGGAGTGGAGCTACCTCATTGGCAGACAGACACAGCCTGTG CTGAACCCACACCTACTACAATTCTTCGACCACCACGTTCAACTACTACTTCTACAACAGATCAGACTT TATGTCCCATAAACTGTGACTTTGAAAATAATCTGTGTGGGTGGGAGCAGCTCATGCAGGACAGTTTTGATTGGACAAGACATTCAGGACCCACACCATCAAGCTTAACTGGCCCAAACCAAGACCACACCACTGGAG CTGGTTTCTACATGTATATTGAAGGAAGTAGTGTAACCCATGGAGATTCAGCTCGTCTTTGGAGCTCAATGTGCCATTATGATGGACCACTCTGGCTGAACTTCTGGTACCATATGTATGGTTCAGCCAACGCCATGGCCCTCAATATCTACCTGCTCAAAGACAATAAAGCTACTAAACTCTGGTCCATAATGAACAACCAAGGTCCAGAATGGCATCTAGGACATGTTTATATCAGAGTGTCTGGTCCTTTCCAA ATTTTACTTGAGGGAATTCGAGGCTCCGATGCTCAATCAGATGTGGCCATCGATGACATTTCCATAAACTTTGGCTCATGTTTAG GTAGTGTCCCTGGCCTGGTTAGTGGAACTGTGTTTCCCTCCTCAGATGTGGAAGTCCTCCCCTCACAGCCAG TCTGCAATTTGGACTGTAGCTTCGATCGCAGTCTTTGTAGCTGGAGGCAGATGATCAGAGATGCTTTTGACTGGACATGGCAAAGAGGTTCCACCCCCACTCTGATGACTGGGCCCTCTGCGGACCACACTGGTG ATGGTCATTATCTTTACATCGAGGCCAGCAGCGTGACGCATGGAGACACGGCTCGTCTCATCAGCTCTGAGTGTTCTGACTCTGATCCTCAGTGTCTGCAGTTCTGGTACCACATGCACGGCTCAGCAGATACAATGGGCCTCCATGTTTACCTGCTCCAGGACAGACAAACAGAAGTTGTTTGGTGGAAGACTAATGAGCAGGGATATATGTGGCAAATGGCTCAGGTGGACATCAGAACAACTCGAGCTTTCAAG ATTATCATTGAGGGACGTAGAGGCTCCAATGAAAAGTCAGATTTGGCAATAGATGATGTAAAGCTTTATCGTGGACGATGCTCTG ATCTGAGTGATGAGAAGTCAACAAGTCCTTCCAAACCTGATGGTTCTCCCGTAGTGGCAGCAACAACCGACTTTAATAAGGACAACGTTACTCAAGCTCCAGATAACAGACACCCAG TATGCCAACTCAACTGCAACTATGAACAAGATCTATGTCAGTGGACCCAACTTTATACTGATGTTATCGATTGGACAAGGCATAGTGGCTCCACCCCAACTGTAATGACTGGGCCTTCTTCAGATCACACTACGGGAG GTGGCCACTATCTTTACATCGAAGCCAACAGCGCGTCACATGGTGACACAGCTCGTCtcattagctctgagtgttctgACTCTGGTCCTCAGTGTCTGCAGTTCTGGTACCACATGTACGGCTCAGCAGATACAATGGGCCTCCATGTTTACCTGCTCCAGGATATATTAGCTGATGCTGTTTGGTGGAAGAGAAATTACCATGGAAATATGTGGCACCTGGCTCAGGTGGACTTGGCAACATCTGGAGCTTTCCAG GTTATAATTGAGGGGCAAATAGGTTCCAATGATCAGTCTGATGTTGCCATAGATGATGTATCACTTCATCGTGGACACTGCAGAG ACCTAGCTCAACCAACAACCCCTGCTCCCACAACCTCCAACCAAGTTGCAACAGAAGGTACAGAGCTTCCTCAAGAGAATAAGTCAATACAACCATCATCAACAACAATCCCCACAACAACAATAGCTCCAACTGCTTTTGATACACAATCCCCTACAAAGCCAGACACAAAAACAAGGCCACAGCTTTCAACAAACTCCAAACCAATAGAAACTACCACAACTGGTcctgaaactacagctagacTTCACCCACTGACAACAGAGCACCCAGGAGTTGAACCCTCACATCAACCAGAACCTGAAATGACAGAAAACCCTCAAACAACAGAAGGACAAGAGCATCCTGTTACATCTACTAATGAACCCCACACTACAGATAGACCACAACCACCAACCACAGCTACACCAAAACCATCGCAAACAACAGTTCAACCAAAACCACCAACAACAGCTACACCACAGCCCTCACAAACTACAGTTAAACCACAAccaacaacaacagcttcacCAAAGCCACCACAAACTACAGTTAAACCACCAACAacagctccaccacagccaccaCAAACAACAGTTAAACCACAAccaacaacaacagcttcacCAAAGCCACCACAAACTACAGTTAAACCACCAACAACAGCTACACCACAGCCCTCACAAACTACAGTTAAACCacaaccaacaacaacaacagcttcacCAAAGCCACCACAAACTACAGTTAAACCACCAACAACAGCTACACCACAGCCACCACAAACAACAGTTAAACCACAACCACCATCTACAGCTTCACCAAAGCCACCACAAACTACAGTTAAACCACCGACAacggctccaccacagccaccaCAAACAACAGTTAAACCACAACCACCATCTACAGCTTCACCAAAGCCACCACAAACTACAGTTAAACCACCAACAacagctccaccacagccaccaCAAACAACAGTTAAACCACAACCACAAACTACAGCTTCACCAAAGCCACCACAAACTACAGTTAAACCACCAACAACAGCTACACCACAGCCCTCAGAAACTACAGTTAAACCACCAACTCCAGCTTCACCACAGCCACCACAAACAACAGTTAAACCACAACCACCATCTACAGCTTCACCAAAGCCACCACAAACTACAGTTAAACCACCGACAacggctccaccacagccaccaCAAACAACAGTTAAACCACAACCACAAACTACAGCTTCACCAAAGCCACCACAAACTACAGTTAAACCACCGACAacggctccaccacagccaccaCAAACAACAGTTAAACCACAACCACCATCTACAGCTTCACCAAAGCCACCACAAACTACAGTTAAACCACCGACAacggctccaccacagccaccaCAAACAACAGTTAAACCACAACCACCATCTACAGCTTCACCAAAGCCACCACAAACTACAGTTAAACCACAAACAacagctccaccacagccaccaCAAACAACAGTTAAACCACAACCACAAACTACAGCTTCACCAAAGCCACCACAAACTACAGTTAAACCACCAACAACAGCTACACCACAGCCCTCAGAAACTACAGTTAAACCACCAACTCCAGCTTCACCACAGCCACCACAAACAACAGTTAAACCACAACCACCATCTACAGCTTCACCAAAGCCACCACAAACTACAGTTAAACCACCAACAACAGCTACACCACAGCCCTCAGAAGCTACAGTTAAACCACCAACTCCAGCTTCACCACAGCCACCACAAACAACAGTTAAACCACAACCATCAACCACAGCTACACCAAAGCCATCACAAACTACAGTTAAACCACAACAACAGCTACAGCACGACCACAACGTACAACAACCTACAACAACTAATAAACCACATTCGACAACAGGTAGACCACAACCTCCAACTGAAGCTCTACCACAGTCAGAAACCACAGCTACCCCAAAGCCATCACAAACAACAGTTCAACGACAACCACCAACCACAGCTAGACCACAGCCACCACAAACTACAGTTAAACCACAACCACCATCTACAGCTTCACCAAAGCCACCACAAACTACAGTTAAACCACCAACAacggctccaccacagccaccaCAAACAACAGTTAAACCACAACCACCATCTACAGCTTCACCAAAGCCACCACAAACTACAGTTAAACCACCAACAacagctccaccacagccaccaCAAACAACAGTTAAACCACAACCACAAACTACAGCTTCACCAAAGCCACCACAAACTACAGTTAAACCACCAACAACAGCTACACCACAGCCCTCAGAAACTACAGTTAAACCACCAACTCCAGCTTCACCACAGCCACCACAAACAACAGTTAAACCACAACCGTCAACCACAGCTACACCAAAGCCATCACAAACTACAGTTAAACCACAACAACAGCTACAGCAGGACCACAACCTACAACAACCTACAACAACTAATAAACCACATTCGACAACAGGTAGACCACAACCTCCAACTGAAGCTCTACCACAGTCAGAAACCACAGCTACCCCAAAGCCATCACAAACAACAGTTCAACCACAACCACCAACCACAGCTAGACCACAGCCACCACAAACTACAGTTAAACCACaaccaacaacaacagcaggacCACAACCTACAACAACTAATAAACCACATTCAACAACAGGCAGTCCGCAGCCTACAACTACAGCTACACCaccatcaacaacaatggcaagACCTCAACCACCAGTTAAACCTGTACCAA CACCCTCTTGTCCAGAGAACAGTCACTACACCACGTGTGTCCCTGCCTGCAGTCCAACCTGCACACACCTGAATGGCCCACCACGTTGCACTGAAGATGAGGGTTGTGTGCAGGGATGTGTATGTGATGAAGGCTTTGTTCAGAAAAAGAGGGTTTGTGTGCCTATCGAACAATGTGGTTGTGTGGAAAGGAATGGCACCAAATATGAT TTCTCTGATGTGTGGTACACCAGTCACTGCAGTCAGAAATGTGAATGTGAGAAAGACTATGGCGTGGGTTGGATTGACTGCGATGACAAAGATGAATGCGATGGAAAAGCTGTTTGCCTTCAAAATGATGAGGGCAATTATTACTGCCAGTCTACAG GCTTCAGTGAGTGCACCATCAGGGAAGACCCTGAATACACATCATTTGATAAAATGAAACACAAGTTTAAGGGTGACCACTCGTATGTGCTGGTCCGGACCAACAACTTGCCAAATAACCTTCCACATGTCTACATCGAGGGTATCACTGTAAAGGATAAGGATGATAGTCATCAACATGACGACAGCAGCAGTGAAGAAGACCACAGTCGCAGAGTtagggatgatgatgatgatgatgaagaagatGACCATGATAATGACCatgataatgatgatgatgatagcaAACATGATCGCTCAAGTGAAGAGCGCAAGGAGAACTACAGCTTACAAGAGCTTAAGATCAGAGTGTATAATCATACTGTGGTATTAAAGAAAAACCTGAGGCTCGTT GTGGATGGAAGGAGAACAAAAATTCCCACCTCACCGACTGCTGGTCTAAAAATCAGGGAACTTTGTTCTCGCATCTCCCTGAAGACCGACTTTGGCCTCTCCGTGGAGTTTGACGGCCACGGCAGAGCAG GGATCATTCTACCCCGCATATATAAAAGGAAAGTTGGGGGTCTGTGTGGGAACTTTGACggtaaaaaaaagaatgacATGATGAAGCCAGATGGTACCAGGGCCAAGAACGTTCAAGAGTTTGGAGAGAGCTGGAGTGTGAAAGATTGGTGGACGTCGGGATAA